In Scleropages formosus chromosome 20, fSclFor1.1, whole genome shotgun sequence, a single window of DNA contains:
- the cog7 gene encoding conserved oligomeric Golgi complex subunit 7 isoform X2, with the protein MDFSKFLDDDFDVKEWVNGAFKMVQKDAPGKVDNHAATLVMKLQLFIQEVNNSIEESSNQALQNMPRVLRDVEALKQEASFLKEQMILVKEDIKKFEQDTVQSMQVLVEIDQVKSRMQLAAEALQEADKWSTLSADIEETFKTQDFAVISSKLTSMQSSLAMLVDTPDYSEKCVHLEALKNRLEALASPQIVATFSSQSVEQAKLFVKVFTEIDRMPQLLAYYYKCHKGQLVGAWQDLCQSELSFNKQLSEFYDTLLSAWHSQLQWSSQVFKNPYEVVTVLLIQTLGAMVPSMPVCLSTAMDRTPQEDKLETLLELYQTTANFGRSLEAAVLPHLGESNPLKVSELVTALFDPYKPYQLQYGHLEESNLLIQISAVPLERGEVIDCVQELSHSVNKLFGLASTAVDRCVKLTDGLGVCGLLKALKALFTKYVSDFSVTLQSIRKKCKLEDAPSAGMFQEDWTAFQNSVRIITTCGELLRQCGAYEQQLSNKILATAGKYLSDSYSPRSLAAIQEASSTDRKASTKNPWQEYNYLLKGNPAEYASLMEMLYNLKEKGTGNSSLLTEPRAALTRLNQQANQLAFDSVFLQIKHQLCLVTRVEQFQCNGRVPHGGPAHLQLVPDGVHHQYWPVHHVSASEPGAICHSRGPRAGVGSTRREAALSP; encoded by the exons ATGGACTTTTCAAAATTCCTGGATGACGACTTTGACGTGAAGGAATGGGTGAATGGGGCCTTCAAAATGGTCCAGAAGGACGCCCCCGGGAAGGTGGACAACCACGCGGCTACGCTTGTCATGAAACTTCAGCTCTTCATCCAAGAGGTCAACAATTCAATTGAAG AGAGCAGTAACCAGGCCCTTCAGAATATGCCAAGGGTGCTGCGTGATGTAGAAGCTCTGAAACAAGAAGCCTCCTTCTTGAAGGAGCAGATGATCCTGGTCAAGGAAGACATCAAGAAATTTGAGCAGGACACTGTGCAATCCATGCAG GTGTTGGTGGAGATAGATCAAGTGAAGTCTCGCATGCAGCTGGCTGCTGAAGCCCTGCAGGAAGCTGACAAGTGGAGCACGCTCAGTGCAGACATTGAGGAGACCTTTAAGACCCAG GATTTTGCAGTCATCTCCTCCAAACTGACGAGCATGCAGAGCAGTCTAGCCATGTTGGTGGACACCCCAGATTACTCTGAGAAGTGCGTCCACCTGGAGGCCTTGAAGAACAGGCTGGAGGCCTTGGCCAGTCCCCAGATTGTGGCCACGTTCAGTTCGCAGTCTGTCG AGCAAGCCAAGCTGTTTGTGAAGGTGTTCACTGAGATTGACAGGATGCCGCAACTCCTTGCCTACTACTACAAGTGTCATAAg GGTCAGCTTGTGGGAGCATGGCAGGATCTGTGTCAGAGCGAGTTGAGCTTCAACAAGCAGCTGTCAGAGTTCTACGACACGCTGTTATCTGCCTGGCATTCCCAGCTACAGTGGAGCAGTCAG GTGTTTAAGAATCCCTACGAAGTTGTGACTGTGCTGCTGATCCAGACCCTGGGAGCCATGGTGCCCTCTATGCCGGTGTGCCTCAGCACAGCCATGGACCGCACACCGCAGGAGGACAAGCTTGAGACCTTGCTGGAGCTGTACCAGACAACAGCGAACTTTGGCAGGAGCCTCGAAGCCGCTGTGCTGCCCCACTTAG GAGAAAGTAACCCTCTTAAAGTGAGTGAGCTGGTGACGGCTTTGTTTGACCCGTACAAGCCCTACCAGCTGCAGTATGGACACCTGGAAGAGTCCAACCTCCTCATTCAGATCAGTGCCGTGCCCTTG GAGCGCGGGGAGGTTATAGACTGCGTGCAAGAGCTGAGTCACTCGGTCAACAAGCTTTTTGGGCTGGCCAGCACTGCTGTGGACAGATGCGTCAAACTGACGGATGGCTTGGGGGTTTGTGGCCTGCTAAAGGCCCTAAAAGCACTTTTTACAAA GTACGTGTCCGACTTCTCAGTCACTCTGCAGTCAATCCGGAAAAAGTGCAAACTGGAGGACGCTCCCAGCGCCGGTATGTTCCAGGAGGACTGGACAGCCTTTCAGAACTCTGTCAG AATTATCACAACTTGTGGAGAGCTGCTGAGACAGTGTGGCGCCTATGAGCAGCAACTGTCAAACAA GATCCTGGCCACCGCTGGGAAATACCTGTCGGATTCCTACAGCCCTCGCAGCCTGGCTGCCATACAGGAAGCCAGCTCCACAGACAGGAAGGCCTCAACTAAGAACCCGTGGCAGGAGTACAACTACCTGCTGAAAGGAAACCCGGCCGAGTATGCCAGCCTCATGGAGATGCTGTACAACCTGAAG GAAAAGGGCACAGGCAATTCCAGCCTGCTGACTGAGCCCCGCGCCGCCCTGACCCGCCTTAACCAGCAGGCCAACCAGCTCGCCTTCGATTCCGTCTTCCTGCAGATAAAGCATCAGCTCTGCCTGGTCACCAGGGTGGAG CAGTTCCAGTGCAATGGGAGAGTCCCTCATGGAGGACCTGCCCACCTTCAGCTTGTCCCCGATGGAGTACATCACCAAT attgGCCAGTACATCATGTCTCTGCCTCTGAACCTGGAGCCATTTGTCACTCAAGAGGACCCCGCGCTGGAGTTGGCTCTACACGCAGGGAAGCTGCCCTTTCCCCCTGA
- the cog7 gene encoding conserved oligomeric Golgi complex subunit 7 isoform X1, which translates to MDFSKFLDDDFDVKEWVNGAFKMVQKDAPGKVDNHAATLVMKLQLFIQEVNNSIEESSNQALQNMPRVLRDVEALKQEASFLKEQMILVKEDIKKFEQDTVQSMQVLVEIDQVKSRMQLAAEALQEADKWSTLSADIEETFKTQDFAVISSKLTSMQSSLAMLVDTPDYSEKCVHLEALKNRLEALASPQIVATFSSQSVEQAKLFVKVFTEIDRMPQLLAYYYKCHKGQLVGAWQDLCQSELSFNKQLSEFYDTLLSAWHSQLQWSSQVFKNPYEVVTVLLIQTLGAMVPSMPVCLSTAMDRTPQEDKLETLLELYQTTANFGRSLEAAVLPHLGESNPLKVSELVTALFDPYKPYQLQYGHLEESNLLIQISAVPLERGEVIDCVQELSHSVNKLFGLASTAVDRCVKLTDGLGVCGLLKALKALFTKYVSDFSVTLQSIRKKCKLEDAPSAGMFQEDWTAFQNSVRIITTCGELLRQCGAYEQQLSNKILATAGKYLSDSYSPRSLAAIQEASSTDRKASTKNPWQEYNYLLKGNPAEYASLMEMLYNLKEKGTGNSSLLTEPRAALTRLNQQANQLAFDSVFLQIKHQLCLVTRVESSSSSAMGESLMEDLPTFSLSPMEYITNIGQYIMSLPLNLEPFVTQEDPALELALHAGKLPFPPEQGDELPELDNTADYWLGSIARATMQTYCDAILQIPELSPHSTRQLATDIDYLSNVMDALGLQPSRTLQQIVTLLKAKPEEYRQTAKALSRRLASTIAAMRNLEY; encoded by the exons ATGGACTTTTCAAAATTCCTGGATGACGACTTTGACGTGAAGGAATGGGTGAATGGGGCCTTCAAAATGGTCCAGAAGGACGCCCCCGGGAAGGTGGACAACCACGCGGCTACGCTTGTCATGAAACTTCAGCTCTTCATCCAAGAGGTCAACAATTCAATTGAAG AGAGCAGTAACCAGGCCCTTCAGAATATGCCAAGGGTGCTGCGTGATGTAGAAGCTCTGAAACAAGAAGCCTCCTTCTTGAAGGAGCAGATGATCCTGGTCAAGGAAGACATCAAGAAATTTGAGCAGGACACTGTGCAATCCATGCAG GTGTTGGTGGAGATAGATCAAGTGAAGTCTCGCATGCAGCTGGCTGCTGAAGCCCTGCAGGAAGCTGACAAGTGGAGCACGCTCAGTGCAGACATTGAGGAGACCTTTAAGACCCAG GATTTTGCAGTCATCTCCTCCAAACTGACGAGCATGCAGAGCAGTCTAGCCATGTTGGTGGACACCCCAGATTACTCTGAGAAGTGCGTCCACCTGGAGGCCTTGAAGAACAGGCTGGAGGCCTTGGCCAGTCCCCAGATTGTGGCCACGTTCAGTTCGCAGTCTGTCG AGCAAGCCAAGCTGTTTGTGAAGGTGTTCACTGAGATTGACAGGATGCCGCAACTCCTTGCCTACTACTACAAGTGTCATAAg GGTCAGCTTGTGGGAGCATGGCAGGATCTGTGTCAGAGCGAGTTGAGCTTCAACAAGCAGCTGTCAGAGTTCTACGACACGCTGTTATCTGCCTGGCATTCCCAGCTACAGTGGAGCAGTCAG GTGTTTAAGAATCCCTACGAAGTTGTGACTGTGCTGCTGATCCAGACCCTGGGAGCCATGGTGCCCTCTATGCCGGTGTGCCTCAGCACAGCCATGGACCGCACACCGCAGGAGGACAAGCTTGAGACCTTGCTGGAGCTGTACCAGACAACAGCGAACTTTGGCAGGAGCCTCGAAGCCGCTGTGCTGCCCCACTTAG GAGAAAGTAACCCTCTTAAAGTGAGTGAGCTGGTGACGGCTTTGTTTGACCCGTACAAGCCCTACCAGCTGCAGTATGGACACCTGGAAGAGTCCAACCTCCTCATTCAGATCAGTGCCGTGCCCTTG GAGCGCGGGGAGGTTATAGACTGCGTGCAAGAGCTGAGTCACTCGGTCAACAAGCTTTTTGGGCTGGCCAGCACTGCTGTGGACAGATGCGTCAAACTGACGGATGGCTTGGGGGTTTGTGGCCTGCTAAAGGCCCTAAAAGCACTTTTTACAAA GTACGTGTCCGACTTCTCAGTCACTCTGCAGTCAATCCGGAAAAAGTGCAAACTGGAGGACGCTCCCAGCGCCGGTATGTTCCAGGAGGACTGGACAGCCTTTCAGAACTCTGTCAG AATTATCACAACTTGTGGAGAGCTGCTGAGACAGTGTGGCGCCTATGAGCAGCAACTGTCAAACAA GATCCTGGCCACCGCTGGGAAATACCTGTCGGATTCCTACAGCCCTCGCAGCCTGGCTGCCATACAGGAAGCCAGCTCCACAGACAGGAAGGCCTCAACTAAGAACCCGTGGCAGGAGTACAACTACCTGCTGAAAGGAAACCCGGCCGAGTATGCCAGCCTCATGGAGATGCTGTACAACCTGAAG GAAAAGGGCACAGGCAATTCCAGCCTGCTGACTGAGCCCCGCGCCGCCCTGACCCGCCTTAACCAGCAGGCCAACCAGCTCGCCTTCGATTCCGTCTTCCTGCAGATAAAGCATCAGCTCTGCCTGGTCACCAGGGTGGAG AGCAGCAGTTCCAGTGCAATGGGAGAGTCCCTCATGGAGGACCTGCCCACCTTCAGCTTGTCCCCGATGGAGTACATCACCAAT attgGCCAGTACATCATGTCTCTGCCTCTGAACCTGGAGCCATTTGTCACTCAAGAGGACCCCGCGCTGGAGTTGGCTCTACACGCAGGGAAGCTGCCCTTTCCCCCTGAACAAG GTGATGAACTGCCTGAGTTGGACAACACGGCAGACTACTGGCTGGGCTCGATCGCCAGAGCAACAATGCAAACGTACTGTGATGCCATCCTGCAGATCCCTGAGCTCAGCCCACACTCCACCAGGCAGTTGGCCACAGATATTG acTACCTAAGCAATGTGATGGATGCATTGGGCTTGCAGCCGTCTCGCACCCTGCAGCAGATAGTGACCCTCCTAAAGGCAAAGCCTGAGGAGTACAGGCAGACGGCGAAGGCTCTGTCCCGCAGGCTGGCCTCTACCATTGCTGCCATGAGGAATCTGGAGTACTAA